Genomic segment of Polycladomyces abyssicola:
AACTGGACATCCGGGCGGACACGGTGTGCGTCCATGGCGATCAGCCCGAGGCGGTGGCGTTTGTTCGCCAGTTGCGGCAAGCATTTGAAGCGAACCGCATTCAAGTAAAAAGGGTGGGAGAGCTGTGAAGCCGTCACTGGAAGTGCTGGAACCGGGCCTGTTGACCACGGTTCAGGACGGTGGTCGCTGGGGGTATCAACAGTATGGTATGGTTGTCTCCGGACCGATGGACCCCTTCGCTTTACAGGCTGCCAATGTTTTGGTTGGAAACGACCGGAGCGATGCGGGTCTGGAAATTACCATGGGACGTGCGGTATTCGGATTTCACCGGGATTGCCTCATCGCGATTACCGGTGCGGATTTGGGGGCGACGGTGGACGGAGAGCCTGTTCCCATGTGGTGCGGGTTTACTGTGAAAAAAGGACAGGTGTTGCGCTTCCAAGGACCGGTGTGTGGCGTTCGTGCTTATCTGGCTGTTGCAGGCGGGATCGATGTGCCCGAGGTGATGGGAAGCAAATCGACGTATCTCCGCGGACAGATCGGTGGTTTGGGCGGGCGAGCGCTTCAAAAGGGAGATACGTTGGTCGTCGGAACGGCATCGGGAAACGTTTCGAAAGAGAGAAAAATATGTTTGTCGCGTCGCCACCTTCCCCGCTACGCACGTAATCCGACGGTTCGAGTGGTGTTGGGACCGGATCATGAGTCATTCACCCAAGAGGGTGTCCACACATTTTTGCACAACCGGTTTACCGTGACGACACAAGCCGATCGGATGGGATATCGCTTGCAGGGTCCGCCCATCACGCACCGTCGCGGGGCTGATATTCTCTCTGATGCAACGGTGATGGGTACGGTACAGGTACCTGCCGACGGTCAACCGATCATTTTGATGGCAGACAGGCAAACGACCGGCGGATATGCCCGGATCGCCACCGTCATCTCCGTGGATTTACCGTTAGTGGCCCAAACACTTCCCGGTGGCACCATTGCCTTTCAAGCGGTCAGTGTGGAAGAGGCACAGCGGTTGGCAGTCGAACGAGAGCAACTGTTGCGTT
This window contains:
- a CDS encoding biotin-dependent carboxyltransferase family protein yields the protein MKPSLEVLEPGLLTTVQDGGRWGYQQYGMVVSGPMDPFALQAANVLVGNDRSDAGLEITMGRAVFGFHRDCLIAITGADLGATVDGEPVPMWCGFTVKKGQVLRFQGPVCGVRAYLAVAGGIDVPEVMGSKSTYLRGQIGGLGGRALQKGDTLVVGTASGNVSKERKICLSRRHLPRYARNPTVRVVLGPDHESFTQEGVHTFLHNRFTVTTQADRMGYRLQGPPITHRRGADILSDATVMGTVQVPADGQPIILMADRQTTGGYARIATVISVDLPLVAQTLPGGTIAFQAVSVEEAQRLAVEREQLLRLLMAGVRS